A stretch of DNA from Nitrospira sp. KM1:
TCACTCATGACCCGGCACGTGAGTCATCAAGAGCAGGGACAGTTGCAAGGCGCCATCGGCAGTCTCATGGGCATCGCCGGGCTTATCGGCCCGACGATATTCACTCAAACGTTCGCTCGCTTCATCGCTCCGGAATCCGAGTGGCAGCTGCCAGGCGCGCCGTTTCTTCTCGCATCGATGCTGCTGTTGGCGGCCATGGCGATCGCCTGGCGTGCGACAAGACCTCGTGCGATGTGAACCGCCAATCCTCCAGAGAATTCTCCCCGTAAGTTCGCCCGTGGGTGTTACGATGTCCAATGTCAACCGCCTTGCCGGCTCCTATTCTCACGAACATTCCTCAACGGATGGACCGCCTGCCCTGGTCCCGATGGCATCGGCTGGTCGTGATCGCGCTCGGCATCACCTGGATTCTGGATGGCCTCGAAGTGTCGATCGTCGCGGCGCTCGGGCCGATCCTCACGCACGCCGACACCCTGCACCTGAGCGAATCCGAAGTCGGCCTGACGGCCTCTGCCTATTTGGCCGGCTCCGTAGCAGGTGCCGTTGTGTTTTCCTACCTTACCGACAAGGAGGGGAGGAAGAAGTGGTTCATGATCACACTGGCCCTGTACCTGACGGCCACAGTGCTCACGGCGTTCTCATGGGATCTCTGGAGTTTCATGCTGTTCAGATTTCTGACCGGCGCAGGAATCGGAGGCGAATACGCGGCCATCAATTCTGCCATCGACGAATTGATTCCGGCACGTTGGCGGGGACAGACCAACCTGGTCATCAATGGCAGTTGGTGGATCGGCAGCGCCTGGGGAGCGATGCTCACGGTGCTGCTGCTGAATCCGGAGATCATTTCGGTGCAGTTGGGCTGGCGACTCTGCTTTGGTCTGGGAGCGATCTTGGGAGTGGCGATCGTCCTCGTCCGGCGGTTTATTCCAGAGAGCCCGCGCTGGCTCATGACGCATGGGCGGGTGAAGGAAGCGGAGGAGGTCGTCGGTTCGATCGAACGGCAAATTGCGCGTGAAGAAGCGTTGCGCTCATTGCCGGATGCAGAGGGGACGATTACCGTCCACGAACGTCCGCCGGTTACGATCGCGACCGTGGCCCGTGAGCTATTGAAGCAGTATCCATTGCGCACCGTGCTGGGAGTTGCGCTCTTGACCACGCAGTCGTTCATGTATAACGCGATTTCCTTCACCTATCCCTTTGTGCTGACCAAATTTTACGAGGTGCCGATTAGCCACATCGGATACTATGTCTTGCCGTTCGCACTCGGGAATTTTCTGGGCCCGTTGCTGCTCGGCCGTTTCTTCGACAGCGTCGGGAGGAAAATCATGATCAGTTCCACTTATGCCATCGCCGGGTGTCTGCTTGCGTTAACGGGGTATCTGTTCTTGCAGGGAGCCTTTACGTCCATCAGCCAGACGATGGCGTGGTCTGCAATTTTCTTCTTCGCGTCCGCAGGCGCGAGCGCGGCCTATCTGACTGTGAGTGAAATCTTTCCAATGGAGATCCGCGCGATGGCTATCGCCGTGTTTTTCGTCGTCGCGCAGGGAGCAGGCATTCTGGCTCCGTGGCTGTATGGCAAGATGATCGAGACGTCGGCTGAAAGCATCTTTTACGGCTATCTCTTAGGCGCGGGCCTGATGATCGTCGGCGCTATTGTGGAAGTCTTTCTTGGGATCAACGCGGAAGGAAAGTCCTTGGAGTCCATTGCAGCGCCCCTCTCGACTCGATCGGAGAGGGAACAAAAGGTCGCGTCCGCGTCATAAGTGCAAATCACCAAGCCGGTCCTTCCGGTTGGATGAACTCGAGCAGTGATTCGGACAACCGCAACTATCGTCCGGCTCCGTGCACATGCATCTGGCGCTGGCGATAGATGGCGATTGCACGAAGTTCCGACTCCTCGGCTTCCGTCTCTCGTCCAGCATCCCGGTAGAGCGCGGCAAGCATCGACTGGGCTGCCGCTTCCATAGCCGGGTCACGAAGA
This window harbors:
- a CDS encoding MFS transporter codes for the protein MSTALPAPILTNIPQRMDRLPWSRWHRLVVIALGITWILDGLEVSIVAALGPILTHADTLHLSESEVGLTASAYLAGSVAGAVVFSYLTDKEGRKKWFMITLALYLTATVLTAFSWDLWSFMLFRFLTGAGIGGEYAAINSAIDELIPARWRGQTNLVINGSWWIGSAWGAMLTVLLLNPEIISVQLGWRLCFGLGAILGVAIVLVRRFIPESPRWLMTHGRVKEAEEVVGSIERQIAREEALRSLPDAEGTITVHERPPVTIATVARELLKQYPLRTVLGVALLTTQSFMYNAISFTYPFVLTKFYEVPISHIGYYVLPFALGNFLGPLLLGRFFDSVGRKIMISSTYAIAGCLLALTGYLFLQGAFTSISQTMAWSAIFFFASAGASAAYLTVSEIFPMEIRAMAIAVFFVVAQGAGILAPWLYGKMIETSAESIFYGYLLGAGLMIVGAIVEVFLGINAEGKSLESIAAPLSTRSEREQKVASAS